The Lycium barbarum isolate Lr01 chromosome 9, ASM1917538v2, whole genome shotgun sequence genome has a segment encoding these proteins:
- the LOC132610871 gene encoding cyclin-dependent kinase inhibitor 3-like: protein MGKYLRKAKITGDVAVMEVSESTTLGVRTRARTLALQRLQSSTTPPPDTCYLQLRSRRLEKPPHTHLPDPEKPNNTQTEAHSRFGSGSVSDKDGFLDFGSFGENSLDFEQPRDDRSTRESTPCSVAREVDVMVNPGSATRRTELNTTAQRTRNSILRNIPSAHEIEEFFTFAEQQQQRLFMEKYNFDVANDLPLSGRYEWIRVNH from the exons ATGGGAAAATACTTAAGAAAAGCTAAAATAACAGGTGACGTGGCAGTAATGGAAGTATCAGAGTCCACTACTCTTGGTGTTCGTACTAGAGCAAGAACCTTAGCCCTTCAACGTCTTCAATCTTCAACTACTCCACCGCCTGACACGTGTTACCTTCAACTTCGTTCTCGTCGTCTTGAGAAACCACCACATACCCACCTACCCGACCCGGAAAAGCCCAATAATACCCAAACAGAGGCCCATTCCAGGTTTGGGTCGGGTTCTGTTAGTGACAAAGATGGGTTCTTGGATTTTGGCTCGTTTGGGGAAAATAGTCTTGATTTTGAACAACCCAGAGATGATag GAGCACTAGAGAAAGCACACCTTGCAGCGTGGCGAGGGAGGTGGATGTTATGGTCAACCCTGGTTCTGCGACAAGGCGAACAGAGTTAAACACAACAGCTCAAAGAACAAGGAACTCTATCCTTAGAAATATCCCTTCAGCTCATGAAATCGAGGAATTCTTCACCTTTGCCGAGCAGCAACAGCAGCGCCTTTTTATGGAGAA GTACAACTTTGATGTGGCAAATGACTTACCGCTTTCAGGCCGGTACGAGTGGATTAGGGTGAATCACTGA